In Ruminiclostridium papyrosolvens DSM 2782, the following proteins share a genomic window:
- a CDS encoding alpha-glucosidase/alpha-galactosidase: MVKITFMGAGSTVFAKNVLGDSMCTEALADSEIRLYDIAGDRLKESQIMLEAINQNVNKGRAKIKTYLGAENRKEALRDADFVINAIQVGGYDPCTIIDFEIPKKYGLRQTIADTLGIGGIMRTLRTIPVMEDFARDIEEVCPDAWLLNYTNPMAMLSGYMQRYTGVKTVGLCHSVQICSQDLLKSLGMEDRLEGRKELIAGINHMGWLLEICDKDGNDLYPEIKRLAKEKNQSEKHNDMVRYEYIEKLGYYCTESSEHNAEYNPYFIKSSYPELIDKFNIPLDEYPRRCINQIEEWNKRRDELMSNQALNHTRSREYASYIMEAMVTNKPFKIGGNVINKGGLIENLPHEACVEVPCMVDGMGVNPCRVGRLPVQLAAMNMTNINVQLITIEAAVTRKKEHIYHAAMLDPHTGSEMTLDNIVKMVDELIDAHGSWLPKFK, encoded by the coding sequence ATGGTCAAAATAACATTTATGGGAGCCGGCAGTACTGTATTTGCAAAAAATGTACTTGGGGACAGTATGTGTACGGAAGCACTGGCAGATAGTGAAATACGACTGTATGACATTGCAGGCGACAGACTCAAGGAATCTCAGATAATGCTGGAGGCAATAAATCAGAATGTAAACAAGGGAAGGGCTAAAATAAAAACCTATTTAGGAGCAGAAAACAGAAAGGAAGCCCTTCGTGATGCGGACTTTGTTATAAATGCCATACAAGTTGGCGGTTATGACCCATGTACGATTATTGATTTTGAAATTCCGAAAAAGTATGGATTAAGGCAAACAATTGCGGATACACTAGGAATCGGCGGAATAATGCGCACACTCAGGACAATACCTGTTATGGAGGATTTTGCCAGAGATATTGAAGAAGTTTGTCCTGACGCTTGGCTGTTGAATTATACAAATCCCATGGCCATGTTGTCCGGATATATGCAGAGATACACAGGGGTAAAAACAGTGGGTTTATGTCATAGCGTACAGATTTGCTCTCAGGATTTGCTTAAATCCTTGGGTATGGAAGACCGACTGGAAGGAAGAAAGGAATTGATAGCCGGGATAAATCATATGGGGTGGTTATTGGAAATATGCGATAAGGACGGTAACGACCTTTACCCTGAGATTAAAAGACTTGCAAAAGAAAAAAATCAGAGTGAGAAGCATAATGACATGGTAAGATATGAGTATATTGAAAAATTAGGGTATTACTGTACTGAGTCAAGTGAACATAATGCAGAGTACAATCCCTACTTTATAAAATCCTCATACCCCGAACTTATAGATAAATTTAACATACCTCTTGATGAGTATCCCAGAAGATGCATAAATCAGATTGAAGAATGGAATAAACGCAGGGATGAATTAATGAGTAATCAGGCTCTGAACCATACCCGATCAAGGGAGTATGCATCGTACATTATGGAGGCAATGGTAACAAATAAACCTTTTAAAATCGGTGGAAACGTTATAAATAAAGGCGGACTGATTGAGAATCTTCCTCATGAGGCATGTGTTGAAGTACCTTGTATGGTTGACGGTATGGGCGTTAATCCATGCAGAGTAGGACGGTTGCCTGTGCAATTGGCAGCAATGAACATGACTAACATTAACGTTCAGCTCATAACTATTGAGGCGGCAGTCACAAGAAAGAAGGAGCATATATATCATGCAGCTATGCTGGACCCCCACACGGGTTCTGAAATGACTCTTGATAACATAGTCAAAATGGTTGATGAACTAATAGATGCACATGGCAGTTGGCTTCCTAAATTCAAATAA
- a CDS encoding nitroreductase family protein, which yields MIFLENNLYNLAAARRSIRKFKETPIPHEDIEYFISCAVNAPSGCNSQCWHFVAVEDKALINKLAEETAKSARDFYGTGQIEANEEFLTSREKATSFFKNAPLVIFVFLDSMDYYDERVSKAFSEKGFTKREMLDALAYPDILSVGAAVQNMLLAITEKGYGACWMNDAVVGELKIKSLLNVRDDLRLISVIPIGVPNYSPRGKKFRDMSEVIEYR from the coding sequence ATGATTTTTTTGGAAAATAATTTATATAATCTTGCAGCAGCAAGAAGAAGTATACGTAAATTTAAAGAAACCCCTATTCCCCATGAGGATATTGAATATTTTATTTCTTGTGCGGTAAACGCTCCAAGCGGCTGCAACAGCCAATGCTGGCACTTTGTGGCTGTGGAGGACAAAGCGTTAATTAATAAACTTGCAGAGGAAACGGCAAAGAGTGCAAGAGATTTTTATGGTACAGGCCAAATTGAAGCCAATGAAGAATTTCTTACTTCCAGAGAAAAGGCCACGAGTTTTTTCAAAAATGCCCCTCTGGTTATATTTGTATTTCTTGACAGTATGGATTACTATGACGAAAGAGTTTCCAAGGCTTTCTCTGAAAAAGGCTTCACCAAAAGAGAAATGCTGGATGCCCTTGCTTACCCTGATATTCTGTCAGTTGGCGCCGCTGTCCAAAATATGCTGCTTGCAATAACTGAAAAAGGCTATGGAGCATGTTGGATGAATGACGCCGTAGTCGGAGAGCTCAAGATTAAAAGCCTTTTAAATGTAAGAGATGATTTAAGACTTATAAGCGTTATCCCCATAGGAGTTCCCAATTATTCTCCCCGTGGGAAAAAATTCAGAGATATGAGTGAAGTTATTGAATACAGATAG
- a CDS encoding AraC family transcriptional regulator, with protein sequence MHHIPLLNKCFKDINPLICGWETCDKGHFFGPASREYYLIHFIISGSGIFERAGKRYPLSKDSLFLIRPYELTFYKADNDNPWEYIWIGFNGSSAPDLLKNSGFSDGICTMHIPSLRNTFLSMKDAENMQHSSELYLCGKIFELFSYVSEEFSQTQKGSSTSVYCKRAKDYIMANYASQLSVESIANMLGIDRRYLCRIFNKHTGNTPQNFIVNYRLEKAALLLSKHGYTVAEAGRSTGYDDIYNFSKMFKKKYGIPPSLYRSDL encoded by the coding sequence ATGCACCATATTCCTCTACTGAATAAATGTTTTAAAGATATCAACCCGTTGATATGCGGGTGGGAGACATGTGATAAGGGACATTTTTTTGGACCTGCCTCACGTGAATATTATCTCATTCACTTTATTATTTCAGGAAGTGGTATTTTTGAGAGAGCCGGGAAACGCTACCCTTTATCCAAGGACTCTCTGTTTCTGATAAGGCCTTACGAATTAACCTTCTATAAAGCAGATAACGATAATCCCTGGGAATATATATGGATTGGGTTTAACGGTAGTTCAGCTCCTGATTTGCTCAAAAACAGCGGGTTTTCGGATGGTATTTGTACAATGCATATACCTTCTCTCAGAAACACTTTTTTAAGTATGAAGGATGCTGAAAACATGCAGCATTCTTCGGAATTATACTTATGCGGTAAAATCTTTGAGCTTTTTTCATATGTGTCAGAAGAGTTCAGTCAAACACAGAAAGGGTCTTCTACCAGTGTTTACTGTAAACGTGCCAAGGATTATATCATGGCAAATTATGCAAGTCAGCTTTCTGTGGAAAGTATAGCAAATATGCTTGGTATTGACAGAAGATATCTATGTAGGATTTTTAATAAGCACACCGGGAATACACCCCAGAATTTCATTGTCAATTACAGGCTTGAAAAAGCTGCACTTCTTCTTTCCAAACATGGCTATACAGTGGCAGAGGCTGGCAGAAGCACAGGTTATGATGACATATATAACTTCTCAAAAATGTTTAAGAAAAAATATGGTATACCCCCATCTCTTTATAGGAGTGACTTATAA
- a CDS encoding MATE family efflux transporter → MKKFKLNREIDKEIIGLAWPSITEQILEMMVGIISTVFMSWIGTAALAGVGMVNMLINFLQTVFSGLSIGTTVVIARVTGEGNHTEAKRTLVQSGYMALVVGIFLLVTGKVFSNPILNLFLRKAEVPVFNHGLTYFNIILFSLPFFVLDIIVSGAMRGAGDTKTPMYITGGVNIVNIILNTILIFGVPFLHIPSMGVAGSAIAVTASRIIGVTVRVLVLYNRKGLKLNLSLKDNYRLSPQLMKRIINIGVPGFIEQAVMQGGFLILQLIIVTMGTVAMAAYQIGLNINAIAFFPIFGFAIANTTLVGQSLGEKNYDKANSYSYEGLKITMIFGFVLGIFMFAFAPLLARIYTNDPEVIKESVMIVRTFGVLEPLLAVLNICSATLKAAGDIKYVMITSLVGLWALRVLPSYTLDRALGMGLIAVMIGIFLDFCSRSVMYLLRMRKGEWKYLKV, encoded by the coding sequence ATGAAAAAGTTTAAACTAAACAGAGAAATTGATAAAGAAATTATCGGTCTTGCCTGGCCTTCTATTACTGAGCAGATTCTTGAAATGATGGTAGGTATCATTTCTACGGTATTCATGAGCTGGATTGGTACAGCAGCCTTGGCAGGTGTGGGTATGGTCAATATGCTCATAAACTTCCTGCAGACTGTCTTTTCAGGACTGTCAATAGGAACTACAGTAGTTATAGCAAGGGTAACAGGAGAAGGAAATCATACTGAGGCCAAAAGAACTTTGGTTCAGTCAGGGTACATGGCTCTTGTTGTAGGAATATTTCTGCTGGTAACAGGAAAAGTCTTCTCTAATCCCATTCTCAATTTATTTCTGAGGAAAGCAGAGGTACCGGTTTTCAACCATGGGTTGACTTATTTCAATATTATTTTGTTCAGTCTTCCCTTTTTTGTTCTGGACATAATTGTATCAGGTGCAATGAGAGGGGCCGGAGATACAAAAACTCCTATGTATATTACAGGAGGAGTTAATATAGTAAATATTATTCTTAACACCATTTTGATTTTCGGGGTACCTTTTCTACATATACCTAGTATGGGTGTGGCAGGTTCTGCCATTGCTGTAACTGCTTCAAGAATAATCGGCGTAACCGTAAGAGTTCTTGTTTTGTATAACCGCAAAGGACTCAAACTTAATCTTAGTCTTAAAGATAATTACCGTCTGAGCCCTCAGCTGATGAAAAGAATTATAAATATTGGTGTTCCGGGATTTATTGAACAGGCAGTTATGCAGGGGGGTTTTCTAATTCTTCAGCTTATTATTGTGACTATGGGTACGGTTGCAATGGCTGCTTACCAAATAGGACTTAATATTAATGCCATAGCCTTTTTCCCCATATTCGGTTTTGCCATAGCCAACACAACTCTTGTAGGACAAAGCCTTGGTGAAAAGAATTATGACAAGGCAAACAGCTATTCTTATGAGGGATTAAAAATAACTATGATTTTCGGATTTGTTCTTGGTATTTTTATGTTTGCATTTGCTCCTTTGTTGGCCAGAATATATACCAACGACCCCGAAGTAATAAAGGAATCTGTAATGATTGTACGAACCTTTGGTGTTCTGGAGCCCCTGCTTGCAGTTCTAAACATTTGTTCGGCTACTTTAAAAGCCGCCGGTGATATTAAGTATGTAATGATTACCTCTTTGGTTGGTTTGTGGGCTTTAAGAGTACTGCCTTCCTATACACTTGACAGGGCTCTTGGCATGGGACTTATTGCTGTTATGATTGGAATCTTTTTGGATTTCTGTTCACGTTCCGTTATGTATCTTTTGCGAATGAGAAAAGGGGAATGGAAGTATTTAAAGGTATAA
- the xylA gene encoding xylose isomerase → MSEVFSGISNIKFEGSGSDNPLAFKYYNPKAVIGGKTMEEHLRFAVAYWHTFAAPGADMFGAGSYVRPWNTMADPLEIAKYKVEANFEFIEKLGAPFFAFHDRDIAPEGATLAETNKNLDVIVSVIKDRMKSSPVKLLWGTTNAFGNPRFMHGASTSPNADIFAYAAAQVKKAMEVTKELGGENYVFWGGREGYETLLNTDMKLELDNLARFLKMAVDYAKEIGFDGQFLIEPKPKEPTKHQYDFDTATVIGFLKTYGLDPYFKMNIEANHATLAGHTFQHELAMCRINNMLGSIDANQGDVMLGWDTDQFPTNLYDSTLAMLEVLKAGGLTKGGLNFDSKVRRGSFEPSDLFYGHIAGMDTFAKGLIIANKIMEDGKFDAFVADRYSSYTTGIGKDIVDGKVGFKELEQHALNAKIQNKSGRQEMLEALLNQYILEAK, encoded by the coding sequence ATGTCAGAAGTATTTAGCGGTATTTCAAACATCAAATTTGAAGGAAGCGGCTCGGATAATCCATTAGCATTTAAGTACTACAACCCTAAAGCGGTTATTGGCGGAAAGACAATGGAAGAACATCTGAGATTCGCAGTAGCGTATTGGCATACTTTCGCAGCACCGGGTGCTGACATGTTCGGTGCAGGATCATATGTAAGACCTTGGAACACAATGGCCGATCCTCTGGAAATTGCAAAATACAAAGTTGAAGCAAACTTTGAATTTATTGAAAAGCTGGGAGCTCCTTTCTTTGCTTTCCATGACAGAGATATTGCTCCTGAAGGTGCTACACTTGCTGAAACAAATAAGAACCTTGATGTAATTGTTTCAGTAATCAAAGATAGAATGAAATCAAGCCCTGTAAAATTATTGTGGGGAACTACAAATGCTTTCGGAAACCCAAGATTTATGCATGGTGCATCAACTTCACCAAACGCTGACATATTCGCGTATGCAGCAGCTCAGGTTAAGAAGGCAATGGAAGTTACAAAGGAATTAGGCGGAGAAAACTATGTATTCTGGGGTGGCAGAGAAGGATACGAAACTCTGTTGAATACAGACATGAAGCTGGAACTTGACAATTTGGCAAGATTCTTAAAGATGGCTGTTGACTATGCTAAGGAAATTGGTTTTGACGGACAGTTCTTAATTGAGCCTAAGCCAAAGGAACCAACAAAGCACCAGTACGACTTTGATACAGCTACAGTTATCGGCTTCCTGAAGACATATGGATTGGATCCATACTTCAAGATGAACATCGAAGCTAACCATGCTACATTGGCAGGACATACATTCCAACATGAACTTGCTATGTGCAGAATCAACAATATGCTTGGAAGTATCGATGCTAACCAAGGTGACGTAATGCTCGGATGGGATACAGACCAATTCCCTACAAACCTGTATGATTCTACTCTTGCAATGTTAGAAGTATTAAAAGCAGGAGGATTGACAAAGGGTGGTTTGAACTTTGACTCAAAAGTCAGAAGAGGATCATTTGAACCGTCTGACTTGTTCTATGGACATATTGCAGGTATGGATACTTTTGCAAAGGGTCTTATCATAGCTAACAAGATTATGGAAGACGGCAAGTTCGATGCATTTGTTGCGGACAGATATTCAAGCTACACAACTGGTATCGGTAAAGATATCGTTGATGGAAAAGTTGGCTTTAAGGAATTAGAACAACACGCTCTTAATGCAAAGATTCAGAACAAATCCGGACGTCAGGAAATGTTGGAAGCTTTGTTAAATCAATATATTCTTGAAGCAAAATAA
- a CDS encoding ROK family transcriptional regulator — protein sequence MRLGKAGNNKLLKEINETSLLELIRTNKQVSKAELAQITGLSPTACGTIVANLLDKGYIREAGVGTSKGGRRPILYELTPKSYFSIGVDIDVDYMRFILMDITGQVEFRDKISCDFARDTSESIRLMEEKIVEIIKNHSIEHDRLLGVGVSVPGMIDNLTQEIIFAPNLGWERVNLEHMMAGVGDFSIYVDNEAMCSALCENWIGCCMDESDFVCINMKSGIGSSIFAAGNLYRGCCGSAGEIGHITVDQNGPRCACGNYGCLEALVSARTMVEKAQKLVRQGLITDFENIDAITVDDIFRLAGEGNESARIILVESAGYLGLAIANLINTVNPSKIVLGKELVKFSEDIMEHLKSIAVAKALKYPASRVEVVASKIGEDSSALGAAIIPLKKLFGYRL from the coding sequence ATGAGGTTGGGTAAAGCCGGAAATAATAAGCTATTAAAAGAGATAAACGAGACATCGTTACTCGAATTAATAAGAACAAACAAGCAGGTATCAAAAGCTGAGCTTGCACAAATAACCGGACTTTCACCTACTGCATGTGGAACAATTGTTGCAAATCTGCTTGACAAAGGGTACATTCGTGAGGCAGGAGTAGGAACATCCAAGGGCGGCAGGAGGCCAATACTGTATGAATTAACCCCGAAAAGCTATTTTTCCATAGGTGTGGATATTGACGTTGATTATATGCGTTTTATTTTAATGGATATTACCGGGCAGGTTGAATTCAGGGACAAGATATCCTGTGATTTTGCCCGGGACACGTCAGAGTCAATCCGGCTTATGGAAGAGAAAATAGTGGAGATTATTAAGAACCACAGCATTGAACATGACAGATTACTTGGAGTAGGGGTATCGGTTCCGGGAATGATAGATAACCTTACACAGGAGATAATATTCGCACCGAATCTTGGTTGGGAACGTGTAAACCTGGAGCACATGATGGCAGGAGTAGGAGACTTTTCTATATATGTTGATAACGAAGCAATGTGTTCTGCGTTATGTGAAAACTGGATAGGGTGCTGTATGGATGAAAGTGATTTCGTATGTATAAATATGAAGTCAGGAATAGGCTCAAGTATATTTGCAGCCGGAAATCTGTACAGAGGATGTTGTGGAAGTGCAGGGGAAATAGGTCATATAACCGTTGACCAGAATGGACCAAGATGTGCCTGTGGAAATTATGGCTGTCTTGAAGCGTTGGTCTCGGCAAGAACTATGGTAGAAAAGGCACAAAAGTTGGTAAGACAAGGTTTGATAACGGATTTCGAGAACATTGACGCTATAACTGTTGATGATATTTTCAGACTGGCAGGCGAAGGAAACGAATCAGCCAGAATAATCCTCGTAGAGTCAGCAGGGTATTTGGGACTGGCAATAGCAAACCTTATAAACACGGTAAACCCTTCTAAAATAGTTCTTGGCAAAGAATTGGTCAAGTTTTCTGAAGATATAATGGAACATTTAAAAAGTATTGCGGTGGCCAAGGCGCTCAAGTATCCTGCTTCAAGAGTTGAAGTAGTAGCTTCAAAAATCGGAGAGGATTCATCAGCTTTGGGGGCGGCGATAATACCATTAAAAAAGCTATTTGGCTATAGGCTATAG
- the xylB gene encoding xylulokinase — protein MSFLIGIDLGTSGVKTVLFDEAGKPVASSTVEYPLYQPNLGWAEQDPEEWWRGTCESINNVMLKSGVDKREVKGVGLSGQMHGAVLLDKDDKVLRNAIIWCDQRSADECVQITDLIGRERLIEITANPALTGFTASKIMWVKNNEPQIFEKVAKILLPKDYIRLRLTGEYATEVSDASGMQLMNIAKREWSTEVLDKLGISTSMLGKMYESQEVTGKVTSSAADQTGLNAGTIVVGGAGDQAAGAVGNGIVKSGIVSSTIGTSGVVFAYTDKLTIDPLGRVHTFCHAVPNTYHVMGVTQGAGLSLKWFRDNFCMEEMMTSELSDIDVYKLLDAEAETIKPCSDGLIYLPYLMGERTPHLDPNAKGVFFGLTAKHTKPHFIRSIMEGVTFSLRDCLEIIKEMGVDISEVRASGGGGKSGIWRQMQADVFGTNINRIRSDEGPALGVAILAGVGAGIYDSVPQACEDVIKVKDTLAPIDDRINKYDDFYKLYTKLYKSLKDDFTQLSTILK, from the coding sequence TTGTCTTTTCTTATTGGTATTGATCTAGGAACATCGGGTGTAAAAACAGTATTATTTGACGAGGCTGGAAAGCCTGTTGCAAGCTCTACAGTTGAATATCCTCTTTATCAGCCTAACCTTGGCTGGGCTGAGCAGGATCCTGAAGAATGGTGGAGGGGCACATGCGAAAGTATAAATAATGTCATGTTAAAAAGTGGCGTTGATAAAAGAGAGGTTAAGGGCGTTGGATTGTCCGGACAAATGCATGGAGCCGTTTTACTGGATAAGGATGACAAAGTATTAAGAAACGCTATAATCTGGTGTGATCAGAGAAGTGCTGATGAATGTGTTCAGATTACTGACCTCATCGGTAGGGAAAGATTGATAGAAATTACTGCAAACCCGGCATTGACAGGGTTTACTGCTTCAAAAATCATGTGGGTTAAAAATAATGAACCTCAGATATTTGAAAAAGTAGCAAAAATATTGTTACCAAAGGACTATATCAGACTAAGGTTAACAGGCGAATATGCTACTGAGGTTTCTGATGCAAGCGGTATGCAGTTAATGAATATTGCAAAAAGAGAGTGGAGTACGGAAGTTCTTGATAAGTTGGGAATATCCACTTCAATGCTCGGTAAAATGTATGAATCTCAGGAAGTTACCGGAAAGGTTACTTCATCAGCAGCAGATCAGACAGGACTAAACGCCGGAACAATTGTAGTCGGTGGTGCCGGAGACCAAGCTGCAGGTGCAGTTGGAAACGGTATTGTTAAATCAGGAATAGTATCATCTACTATCGGAACATCGGGTGTTGTTTTTGCATATACAGACAAGCTTACAATAGATCCACTTGGAAGAGTCCATACATTCTGCCATGCTGTACCTAATACCTACCATGTAATGGGTGTTACACAAGGCGCCGGACTTTCACTGAAATGGTTCAGAGATAACTTCTGTATGGAAGAAATGATGACTTCTGAGCTTTCAGATATTGATGTGTACAAGCTGCTTGATGCAGAAGCAGAAACTATAAAACCTTGCAGCGACGGACTGATTTATCTTCCATATTTGATGGGGGAAAGAACTCCTCACCTTGATCCAAACGCAAAAGGTGTATTCTTTGGTCTTACAGCAAAGCACACAAAGCCTCATTTTATCCGTTCAATAATGGAAGGCGTAACCTTCAGCTTGAGGGATTGTCTTGAAATTATTAAGGAAATGGGCGTAGATATATCAGAGGTAAGAGCTTCAGGCGGAGGCGGAAAGAGCGGAATCTGGAGACAAATGCAAGCTGACGTATTCGGTACTAATATAAACCGTATTCGTTCTGATGAAGGACCAGCGTTAGGTGTTGCCATTCTTGCAGGAGTTGGCGCAGGCATATATGACAGTGTTCCTCAGGCTTGTGAAGATGTTATAAAGGTAAAAGATACTCTTGCTCCGATTGACGATAGAATAAATAAATATGATGATTTCTACAAGCTGTATACAAAGCTTTATAAATCATTAAAAGATGATTTTACCCAGCTTAGTACAATATTGAAATAA
- the cimA gene encoding citramalate synthase, with the protein MENNKIIMYDSTLRDGAQALGISFTVEDKLKIVSKLDELGIDYIEAGNPGSNPKDLEFFERVLKLKLRTSKIIAFGSTRRANIKAEEDVNIQSLLYAGTEAIAVFGKSWDFQVTDILKTTLDENLNMIYDTVKYLKEKGKTVVYDAEHFFDGYDANPEYAIETLKKACVAGADTICLCDTKGGSLPSHIAKITKIVREAVDCAIGIHCHNDNGMAVAGSISAVEAGAVQIQGTINGFGERCGNANLCTIIPNLQLRMGYQCIPEENMSYLTPTARFVSEVANIIHDERAPFVGNCAFAHKAGMHADAVNKNTSAYEMINPEVVGNQRVILMSEVAGRSAVMNIINKIDSTITKDSPETKKIIEKLKELEYEGYQYEGAESSFELVIRKMLGKYKAFFELKEFKVIVNEPSINSVNSSAMIKIVVGEQTEITAAEGDGPVNALDKALRKALERFYPKIAEMKLTDYKVRVLDSNFATASKVRVLIETTDGQDVWTTVGVSSDIIEASWRALVDSVEHKLMKSDI; encoded by the coding sequence ATGGAGAATAACAAAATAATCATGTATGATTCAACTTTGAGAGACGGGGCTCAGGCGCTGGGAATATCATTTACAGTTGAAGACAAACTCAAGATTGTTTCAAAGCTTGATGAACTGGGCATTGATTACATCGAAGCAGGTAATCCGGGTTCAAATCCTAAGGATCTTGAGTTTTTTGAAAGAGTATTAAAATTGAAATTGAGAACCTCAAAAATAATTGCTTTTGGGTCAACCAGAAGAGCAAATATAAAAGCCGAGGAAGATGTTAACATACAATCTCTTCTATATGCAGGTACTGAGGCAATAGCCGTATTTGGAAAGTCATGGGACTTTCAGGTTACCGATATATTAAAAACTACTCTGGATGAAAATCTTAATATGATATATGACACTGTTAAATATCTAAAGGAAAAAGGAAAAACTGTTGTTTACGACGCAGAACATTTTTTTGACGGTTATGATGCAAATCCCGAATACGCTATTGAAACCTTGAAGAAGGCATGTGTTGCAGGAGCGGATACAATATGTCTTTGTGATACCAAGGGAGGAAGCCTGCCTTCTCACATAGCCAAAATTACAAAAATAGTCAGAGAAGCAGTAGATTGTGCAATCGGAATTCACTGTCATAATGATAACGGAATGGCTGTAGCAGGCTCTATTTCAGCAGTAGAGGCGGGAGCAGTGCAGATACAGGGAACAATTAACGGCTTCGGTGAAAGATGCGGAAATGCCAACCTTTGCACAATTATTCCGAATCTTCAGCTTAGAATGGGATATCAGTGTATACCGGAGGAAAACATGTCTTATCTTACACCTACGGCGAGGTTTGTAAGTGAGGTTGCGAACATAATACATGATGAAAGGGCACCTTTCGTTGGAAACTGTGCATTTGCACACAAGGCGGGAATGCATGCTGATGCTGTAAATAAAAACACTTCTGCCTACGAAATGATAAACCCTGAGGTTGTGGGAAATCAGCGTGTAATCCTTATGTCCGAAGTGGCAGGCAGAAGCGCAGTCATGAACATTATTAACAAGATAGACAGTACAATAACCAAGGATTCCCCGGAAACCAAGAAGATAATTGAAAAATTGAAAGAGCTTGAATATGAAGGCTATCAGTATGAAGGTGCAGAAAGCTCATTTGAACTTGTTATCAGAAAGATGCTGGGCAAGTATAAAGCATTCTTTGAATTGAAAGAATTTAAAGTTATAGTAAATGAGCCCAGCATAAATAGCGTCAATTCATCTGCCATGATAAAAATTGTTGTAGGTGAGCAAACGGAGATTACGGCAGCAGAGGGAGACGGACCTGTAAACGCACTTGATAAAGCTTTAAGAAAAGCTTTGGAGAGGTTTTATCCTAAAATTGCGGAAATGAAGCTTACTGACTACAAAGTTAGGGTACTTGATTCTAATTTTGCCACTGCATCAAAGGTTAGGGTTCTCATAGAAACTACTGACGGACAGGATGTGTGGACTACGGTAGGAGTATCTTCCGATATAATTGAAGCCAGTTGGCGTGCGTTGGTTGATTCGGTGGAGCACAAGCTAATGAAGTCAGATATTTAG